A stretch of DNA from Oxobacter pfennigii:
AGCCATCGGAGGTGCACCGGTGGGTGCGTGGCTGGCTGTTACCGGGAAAGTGGATTTAAGCTTAATACCTTCGTTTATAATGGGCGCATCAGTGGCTCTTTGGATAGCGGGTTTTGATGTTATATATGCCACTCAGGACATCGAATTTGACAGGAAGAATAAAATACACTCAATACCTGCCAGATTCGGAATTGTGGGAGCATTGAGGATATCAACGGGCTTTCATGTTATATCTGTAATTTTGCTTTTGCTTCTGCCTGTGTTTGTAGACTTAGGAATAATATATTTCATAGGTATAGCGATTATAGCCATACTTCTGGCTTATGAACACAAAATAGTATCACCGAATCATCTGGAATCGGTCAAAATAGCATCTTACAGCGTAAATCAGGTAATAGGCGTTTTATTTCTCGTTTTCTCAATATCCGATGTATTATTGGGGTGGAAACTATGAAGGAATATACTATAGCCATAACGGGAGCCAGCGGCGTTGTATACGGCGTCAGACTCATTGAAAAGCTTTTGGAACTTAATAATAAAATAAATGTGATCGTCAGCAATTCAGGGAAGATAGTGCTGGAAGAAGAAATGGATTTTAAATATCAAAACGATAAAGAGCTGTTTAAAATAAATTTCCTTAGTTTTTTTAAAGATAATAATAACCTGTGTTATTATGAAATTGATGATATGATGGCACCTATTGCCAGCGGTTCTCATAAAACAGACTGCATGGTTGTAATACCATGTTCCATGTCTACATTGGCCGCTATAAATAACGGCTTGTCTAAGAACCTTTTAGAGAGAGCGGCAGATGTGACCATGAAGGAGGGACGAAAGCTGATATTGGTCCCCCGGGAGACCCCTTTTAATACAATTCATCTTAAAAATATGATGGAATTAAGCCAGTGGGGTGTTAAAATCCTCCCTGCCATGCCGGGCTTTTATAATAATCCAACTACATTGGATGATATCATAAGCTTTATAGTTGGAAAGACAATGGATTTGATGGGAATAGAAAATGATGTATATAAAAGATGGGCAGGTCAGTAAATAGACCTGGCTCGGTTTGGATATATTTTCATTAAGCATTTTCTTATATAGTAATTGACATAGGGTTAAGCGTATGATATTATATAAAAGTCGCGTCGGTCATATGGGGGTGTAGCTCAGCTGGGAGAGCACCTGCCTTGCAAGCAGGGGGTCATCGGTTCGATTCCGTTCATCTCCACCATACGAGCCACTAGCTCAGTCGGTAGAGCACATGAC
This window harbors:
- a CDS encoding UbiX family flavin prenyltransferase, producing MKEYTIAITGASGVVYGVRLIEKLLELNNKINVIVSNSGKIVLEEEMDFKYQNDKELFKINFLSFFKDNNNLCYYEIDDMMAPIASGSHKTDCMVVIPCSMSTLAAINNGLSKNLLERAADVTMKEGRKLILVPRETPFNTIHLKNMMELSQWGVKILPAMPGFYNNPTTLDDIISFIVGKTMDLMGIENDVYKRWAGQ
- a CDS encoding UbiA-like polyprenyltransferase; amino-acid sequence: MVIKKLKTYADLVMFEHTLFALPYALAAVFMAYDGLPDLKTLFWVLCAMVGSRNGANALNRLVDAEIDGKNKRTAHRHIPSGLVKKKEVLLLTIFCFALFVFSAFMLNPVCVMLLPIPAALFIVYSYTKRFTWLCHLILGIAIGGAPVGAWLAVTGKVDLSLIPSFIMGASVALWIAGFDVIYATQDIEFDRKNKIHSIPARFGIVGALRISTGFHVISVILLLLLPVFVDLGIIYFIGIAIIAILLAYEHKIVSPNHLESVKIASYSVNQVIGVLFLVFSISDVLLGWKL